Within the Deinococcus sp. Leaf326 genome, the region GCGGATGAATAGGGGAGAGACATAGGGCACCTCCTAGGGCGCCACGAAAATTCCCCCGCACAGCGCAGTTCTGTGCGGGGGGAAGGTAAGGATTGTTGAGCCTACAGATCATCCGGAAATTAAACGGAGCAGGATGATGATACAGGCGAGCTGAACCATACCCAGAAAGTTCTGTGCTTTGACTTCGTCCCGCGTGCGGACACGCNCTACAGATCATCCGGAAATTAAACGGAGCAGGATGATGATACAGGCGAGCTGAACCATACCCAGAAAGTTCTGTGCTTTGACTTCGTCCCGCGTGCGGACACGCCGAAAGCTCTGGAGCCAGGCGATGGTGCGCTCCACCTTCCAGCGCCGCCGATAGCGGCGCAATGGCCGACCATCCTGAGTCTTCCGGCGATTGCGCCGATTGGGCGCGATCATTTCGATCCCAAGACCCGCCAACTCCGCATCCAGACCATCACTGTCATAAGCCTTGTCTCCGATCAGGCGATTGGGGAAATCCATACCGAATGAGGCGTCCAACGTGTCCTGAACAAGCGTCACCTCGGCTGGACTGGCACTACACGTGTGAACC harbors:
- a CDS encoding transposase; translated protein: VHTCSASPAEVTLVQDTLDASFGMDFPNRLIGDKAYDSDGLDAELAGLGIEMIAPNRRNRRKTQDGRPLRRYRRRWKVERTIAWLQSFRRVRTRDEVKAQNFLGMVQLACIIILLRLISG